A portion of the Babylonia areolata isolate BAREFJ2019XMU chromosome 16, ASM4173473v1, whole genome shotgun sequence genome contains these proteins:
- the LOC143291102 gene encoding uncharacterized protein LOC143291102, translating to MSMTPSATHKGPPPLPNRPPPLPPRNSNTLPLPPSSSSSSHRRASAPFATLHRELPPPPPHRHASDSTAGQVSEFEARFRFHPLSHIPPPEPFSAGKKTYSSQMISTRRHEDGDSLPPPPSQAPPPPPR from the exons ATGAGCATGACCCCCTCCGCCACCCACAAggggcccccacccctccccaaccgaCCCCCGCCTCTACCTCCCCGCAACTCCAACACGCtgcctctacccccctcctcctcctcctcctcccaccgccGAGCCTCTGCACCGTTCGCTACCTTGCATCGGGaactgcctcctcctcccccgcatCGCCACGCCTCGGACTCCACGGCGGGGCAAGTCTCAG AGTTTGAGGCCAGATTTCGTTTTCACCCATTATCACACATACCGCCCCCTGAACCTTTCTCTGCGGGCAAGAAAACCTACTCCAGTCAGATGATATCCACACGGAGAC acgagGATGGagactccctccccccaccgccatctcaagcaccacctccacctcccagataa